One segment of Halorubellus sp. JP-L1 DNA contains the following:
- a CDS encoding DNA-directed RNA polymerase subunit epsilon gives MTEGHPPRDVDPAFDDVERRDVSSRPGDGSLSRVDAVKDERFRRWDVATPAATIIGRPESPDGDVSENLRRLHDEQHPAMAGHSARMHRLEKARITHAYASALDVTPWERDRAMGIMVDLDLTVFGQQRAIEKVSLVVLKYVVDDERERKLGLQDESFVASLTGDEMESLYDRYESLSDEDRFQELMEAQDLDVTKVNRLERSLREQVVEQDLEDAVLGRSPYRDPAMPSIRETPGESTRTVDDSG, from the coding sequence ATGACTGAGGGGCACCCGCCGCGCGACGTCGATCCCGCGTTCGACGACGTCGAGCGGCGGGACGTGAGTTCGCGGCCGGGCGACGGGTCGCTGTCGCGCGTCGACGCGGTCAAGGACGAGCGATTCCGGCGCTGGGACGTCGCGACGCCAGCGGCGACCATCATCGGTCGCCCGGAGTCACCGGACGGCGACGTGAGCGAGAACCTCCGACGGCTCCACGACGAGCAGCATCCCGCGATGGCGGGCCACAGCGCCCGGATGCATCGCCTCGAGAAGGCCCGGATCACGCACGCGTACGCCTCGGCGCTCGACGTGACGCCGTGGGAGCGCGACCGCGCGATGGGCATCATGGTCGACCTCGACCTGACCGTGTTCGGCCAGCAGCGCGCGATCGAGAAGGTGTCGCTGGTCGTCCTGAAGTACGTGGTCGACGACGAGCGCGAGCGCAAGCTCGGACTCCAGGACGAATCGTTCGTCGCGAGCCTCACTGGTGACGAGATGGAGTCGCTGTACGACCGCTACGAGTCGCTCTCGGACGAGGATCGCTTCCAGGAGCTCATGGAGGCCCAGGACCTGGACGTGACGAAGGTGAATCGATTGGAGCGATCGCTCCGCGAGCAAGTCGTCGAGCAGGACCTCGAGGACGCGGTCCTCGGTCGGTCCCCGTACCGCGACCCGGCGATGCCGTCGATCCGGGAGACGCCCGGCGAAAGTACTCGGACTGTAGACGATTCTGGCTAG
- a CDS encoding MATE family efflux transporter, with translation MVRYQNPVRLLLLSVGLLLAKAGLVRREHVERTTDLSWPRIVTGLARMSKNAVDVAMVGIAIGEVAIAGVGFAGPFWGIAFSLGGGFAAGTIALVSQGFGADAHDEIGQAIRSSTVIVLALTVPVAAVFATYPRALVDLIAAEPATARAGAEYLGVVAFGVPFAGLNLVGSRVFIGADDAWTPMLVRGGGAIANIAGNAVFIFALDMGVAGAALGTVLANVLVTATFVLAMVAGRIPGLGDLPVHVDPFGTYLDWATIRDVFEIGLPVVGRNSVWTVAKFPMLAIVALFGPSVVAAYVIVRRILGLMNTPGWGFGLAASSLVGQELGEGDEADAEAYADDILVFSFATYAVFAVVVAAFAQPIVELFVGPDANPNTVPVAVGLTYAACVAVMAQSVKGTAAGPLDASGDTNWTFYSQVIGMVGFAIPLAYVGAVVPAVGIVGLYLSFMGEALVPAIINFWRYRSGKWKAISKEYRPETPVADD, from the coding sequence GTGGTCCGGTACCAGAATCCCGTCCGACTGCTCTTGCTCTCGGTCGGCCTCCTCCTCGCGAAGGCCGGCCTCGTCCGCCGAGAGCACGTCGAACGGACGACGGACCTCTCCTGGCCGCGGATCGTCACCGGCCTCGCGCGGATGAGCAAGAACGCGGTCGACGTGGCGATGGTCGGCATCGCCATCGGCGAAGTCGCGATCGCCGGCGTCGGGTTCGCCGGCCCGTTCTGGGGGATCGCGTTCTCGCTCGGCGGCGGGTTCGCCGCCGGGACGATCGCGCTCGTCTCCCAGGGGTTCGGCGCGGACGCGCACGACGAGATCGGGCAAGCGATCCGCTCCAGTACCGTCATCGTCCTCGCGCTCACCGTCCCCGTCGCCGCCGTCTTCGCGACCTACCCCCGGGCGCTCGTCGACCTCATCGCCGCGGAGCCGGCGACCGCCCGAGCGGGCGCGGAGTACCTCGGCGTCGTCGCGTTCGGCGTCCCGTTCGCTGGGCTGAACCTCGTCGGGAGTCGCGTCTTCATCGGCGCGGACGACGCGTGGACGCCGATGCTCGTCCGCGGCGGCGGCGCCATCGCGAACATCGCGGGGAACGCGGTGTTCATCTTCGCACTCGACATGGGCGTCGCCGGTGCGGCCCTCGGGACGGTGCTCGCGAACGTCCTCGTCACCGCGACGTTCGTGCTCGCGATGGTCGCCGGCCGCATCCCCGGCCTCGGCGACCTCCCCGTCCACGTCGACCCGTTCGGGACGTACCTCGACTGGGCGACGATCCGGGACGTCTTCGAGATCGGCCTCCCGGTCGTCGGCCGGAACTCCGTGTGGACGGTCGCGAAGTTCCCGATGCTCGCCATCGTCGCGCTGTTCGGGCCGAGCGTCGTCGCGGCGTACGTCATCGTCCGCCGCATCCTCGGCTTGATGAACACGCCCGGCTGGGGCTTCGGACTCGCCGCGTCCAGCCTCGTCGGGCAGGAACTCGGCGAAGGCGACGAGGCCGACGCGGAGGCGTACGCGGACGACATCCTCGTGTTCTCGTTCGCGACGTACGCCGTGTTCGCGGTCGTCGTCGCCGCGTTCGCACAGCCGATCGTCGAACTGTTCGTCGGCCCGGACGCGAACCCGAACACGGTCCCCGTCGCCGTCGGTCTGACGTACGCCGCGTGCGTCGCCGTGATGGCCCAGAGCGTCAAGGGGACCGCGGCGGGGCCGCTCGACGCCTCGGGCGACACGAACTGGACGTTCTACAGTCAGGTCATCGGCATGGTCGGGTTCGCGATCCCGCTCGCGTACGTCGGCGCGGTCGTCCCCGCCGTCGGCATCGTCGGCCTCTACCTCTCCTTCATGGGGGAGGCACTCGTCCCCGCCATCATCAACTTCTGGCGGTACCGCTCCGGGAAGTGGAAGGCCATCAGCAAGGAGTACCGGCCCGAGACTCCCGTCGCGGACGACTGA
- a CDS encoding PaaI family thioesterase: protein MDVLERFNEKYPFGQHLGLEITAAEDGVAKGHVALEDHHSLSETTTLAHGAVPFALADSLSAAALASVEGNPGPTLDVRIDYLRPATGDIHGEAVVDRYGSDTGVVETELFDAEENSIAKTRGVYKTNLVGGQNPFVDSD, encoded by the coding sequence ATGGACGTACTCGAGCGTTTCAACGAGAAGTACCCGTTCGGTCAGCACCTCGGCCTGGAGATCACGGCGGCCGAAGACGGCGTGGCCAAGGGGCACGTCGCACTCGAGGACCACCACTCGCTGTCGGAGACGACGACGCTCGCGCACGGCGCGGTGCCGTTCGCGCTCGCGGACTCGCTCTCCGCCGCCGCGCTCGCGTCCGTCGAGGGCAATCCCGGACCGACGCTCGACGTCCGCATCGACTACCTCCGGCCCGCCACAGGCGACATTCACGGCGAAGCCGTCGTCGACCGGTACGGTTCCGACACGGGCGTCGTCGAGACCGAACTCTTCGACGCAGAGGAGAACTCGATCGCGAAGACCCGCGGCGTCTACAAGACGAACCTCGTCGGCGGACAGAACCCGTTCGTCGACTCGGACTGA
- the hutG gene encoding formimidoylglutamase, protein MTDLLEPPEWRPTSTDPVDDQFGHLVDGATLEDAADYDAVLVGVPYDGAVISRQGASEGPAAIRRSLMSTKTHHFDAGPVDSLADLGNVAFPEQESTAVVQSAIADATRAVHDRDTAPVFLGGDNSTTYANASPLLDRDVGAGTDSLGVVSFDAHLDCRVVREDPTSGSPYRQLHDDGLDALAVVGARHFETSTGYHDFVRDNDYEIVTAEEVGDDDVEAVDRALDALGDVDQVYVSVDIDVLDAPYPGSSAPTPGGITARELFRMVRVAASDDRVAGFEVVETAPPLDENDRTVDAAARTVAHFLAGHGI, encoded by the coding sequence GTGACCGACCTACTGGAGCCCCCGGAGTGGCGACCGACGAGCACGGACCCCGTCGACGACCAGTTCGGGCACCTCGTCGACGGTGCGACGCTCGAGGACGCCGCGGACTACGACGCGGTCCTCGTCGGCGTCCCCTACGACGGCGCCGTCATCTCGCGGCAGGGCGCGAGCGAGGGCCCGGCCGCGATCAGGCGGTCGTTGATGAGCACGAAGACGCATCACTTCGACGCCGGGCCCGTCGACTCGCTCGCGGACCTCGGGAACGTCGCCTTCCCAGAGCAGGAGTCGACCGCGGTCGTACAGAGCGCGATCGCGGACGCGACGCGAGCGGTCCACGATCGCGACACCGCGCCCGTGTTTCTCGGTGGCGACAACTCGACGACGTACGCGAACGCCAGCCCCCTACTCGACCGGGACGTCGGGGCGGGCACGGACTCGCTGGGCGTCGTGAGCTTCGACGCGCACCTCGACTGTCGAGTGGTCCGCGAGGACCCGACGAGCGGGTCGCCGTACCGACAGCTCCACGACGACGGCCTCGACGCGCTCGCCGTCGTCGGCGCACGGCACTTCGAGACGTCGACGGGCTACCACGACTTCGTCCGCGACAACGACTACGAGATCGTGACCGCCGAGGAGGTCGGCGACGACGACGTCGAAGCCGTCGATCGCGCGCTCGACGCGCTCGGCGACGTCGACCAGGTGTACGTGAGCGTCGACATCGACGTGCTCGACGCACCCTACCCGGGGTCGAGCGCGCCGACGCCCGGCGGCATCACGGCTCGCGAACTGTTCCGGATGGTCAGGGTCGCCGCGAGCGACGACCGCGTCGCCGGGTTCGAGGTCGTCGAGACCGCCCCGCCGCTCGACGAGAACGACCGGACCGTCGACGCGGCCGCGCGGACGGTCGCGCACTTCCTCGCCGGCCACGGCATCTGA
- a CDS encoding twin-arginine translocation signal domain-containing protein, with amino-acid sequence MRTTRRRFLGAAGAGLAAGLAGCSGGGPTVPSIAEAPGVAGSEFRFAYEATDVAIPRRPPVVLGRLDDLRDHGAHLADPPHALAGHEPLSSPVSDVVSLPSTTAYAKVAGARAFVGVDADAARSSLADAGEETTASGRPYFEGEDWAAAVTDDAVVEAAAPLVGSARERRQYATTIAAAVAGDEDRLLDVHEPSRRVADALPACQYVSVSPSLSDVDFRSEIFGVSVRGEQSVLATARLAADHRDPSKRNARLDVVDRWESRLTPDASVSNVTVLKDDHLVRVTGVVPTAKIRPSG; translated from the coding sequence ATGCGAACGACACGACGACGGTTCCTGGGCGCCGCGGGTGCCGGACTCGCCGCGGGGCTCGCCGGCTGTAGCGGTGGCGGACCGACGGTCCCGTCGATCGCGGAGGCACCTGGCGTCGCGGGATCCGAGTTCCGCTTCGCGTACGAGGCGACCGACGTGGCGATCCCGCGGCGGCCGCCGGTCGTACTCGGCAGGCTCGACGACCTCAGAGATCACGGCGCGCACCTCGCGGACCCACCCCACGCGCTCGCCGGACACGAACCCCTCTCGTCGCCCGTCTCGGACGTCGTCTCCCTGCCGTCGACGACGGCGTACGCGAAGGTAGCGGGGGCGCGCGCGTTCGTCGGCGTCGACGCGGACGCGGCCCGGTCGTCGCTCGCCGACGCAGGCGAGGAGACCACCGCGTCCGGGCGACCGTACTTCGAGGGCGAGGACTGGGCGGCCGCTGTCACCGACGACGCCGTGGTGGAGGCGGCCGCACCCCTGGTCGGGTCGGCTCGCGAACGCCGCCAGTACGCGACCACGATCGCTGCCGCGGTGGCGGGCGACGAGGACCGGTTGCTCGACGTCCACGAGCCCTCGCGTCGCGTCGCGGACGCGCTCCCGGCCTGCCAGTACGTGAGCGTCTCGCCGTCGCTCTCGGACGTCGACTTTCGAAGCGAGATCTTCGGGGTGTCTGTGCGCGGCGAGCAGTCGGTGCTGGCGACGGCGCGACTCGCAGCCGACCACCGGGACCCGAGCAAGCGGAACGCGCGGTTGGACGTCGTCGACCGATGGGAGTCCCGACTGACGCCGGACGCGTCGGTGTCGAACGTCACCGTCCTGAAGGACGACCACCTCGTGCGCGTCACCGGCGTCGTCCCGACCGCGAAGATCCGACCGTCGGGATGA
- a CDS encoding PQQ-binding-like beta-propeller repeat protein has protein sequence MSSDHGQEDAGGARESTVESDGGASRGTLDRSKVVTMDGADARSGLGRRTVLSATAGAAVAFGVGATVSSAAADASESSPGVGRERAGESTAANATPTAANATPTEWVMDGFDVANTRYAPDASAVTGSASEVWEFDVSVDHVRGGKYKTGRIEYAPPTIADGVVIFGDGAVTSSQNYVHAVDVETGEHVWRTTMPEVNASVAVGDGRVYAAGNESFVVGLDLESGQELWKWGVGRDVKSSPKYHDGTVFVGCNDGRFYALDPAEGFRVWRHDTSDDAENLRIYGSQPIDDGLVYVNTWAPGDQASFLYALDVENGRERWKYDVSLGGGKGVAPPAVADDHLLVPDGTRGRMLAFDLDGHDMVWQKEGFEFGPRNGVAIADCRAFVGSLGGHVTAMDVETGEWGWRADTRAAVEMPPTVANGTVYVVDREGWLYGFAVRGGAKRFEYRVGERASTTPRVVDGDLFLASNERLLRVTGDRGDFSIEAVCAPTASTTASPTTDASTTEPRATATSPSTETASETTDPTGDGGTGTDGSGSTPGFGVVASATALASAAGVALRRRRRTTTDEE, from the coding sequence ATGTCGAGCGATCATGGGCAGGAGGACGCGGGCGGGGCACGCGAGTCGACCGTGGAATCCGACGGTGGGGCATCGCGGGGGACACTCGACCGGTCGAAGGTGGTGACGATGGACGGGGCGGACGCTCGCAGTGGCTTGGGTCGCCGGACGGTCTTGAGTGCGACGGCGGGCGCCGCAGTTGCGTTCGGGGTCGGCGCGACAGTCTCGTCCGCCGCCGCGGACGCGAGCGAGTCGTCGCCCGGCGTGGGCCGCGAGCGTGCTGGCGAGTCCACGGCGGCGAACGCGACGCCGACCGCCGCAAACGCGACGCCGACGGAGTGGGTGATGGACGGGTTCGACGTCGCGAACACCAGGTACGCGCCGGACGCGTCCGCGGTCACTGGGTCGGCCTCTGAGGTCTGGGAGTTCGACGTGAGCGTCGACCACGTCCGCGGCGGCAAGTACAAGACCGGGCGGATCGAGTACGCACCGCCGACGATCGCCGACGGGGTGGTGATCTTCGGCGACGGCGCGGTCACGTCCAGCCAGAACTACGTCCACGCCGTCGACGTCGAGACCGGCGAGCACGTCTGGCGGACGACGATGCCGGAGGTGAACGCCTCGGTCGCCGTCGGCGACGGTCGCGTGTACGCGGCCGGGAACGAGTCGTTCGTCGTCGGGCTCGACCTCGAGAGCGGCCAGGAGCTCTGGAAGTGGGGGGTCGGCCGGGACGTGAAGTCCTCGCCGAAGTACCACGACGGGACGGTGTTCGTCGGCTGCAACGACGGGCGGTTCTACGCGCTCGACCCCGCGGAGGGGTTCCGGGTGTGGCGTCACGACACCAGCGACGACGCCGAGAACCTCCGGATCTACGGGAGTCAACCCATCGACGACGGTCTGGTGTACGTGAACACGTGGGCGCCCGGCGATCAGGCGTCGTTCCTGTACGCGCTAGACGTCGAGAACGGGCGCGAGCGATGGAAGTACGACGTGTCACTCGGTGGCGGTAAGGGCGTCGCGCCGCCAGCGGTCGCCGACGACCACCTCCTCGTGCCGGACGGGACGCGCGGTCGGATGCTCGCGTTCGACCTCGACGGTCACGACATGGTCTGGCAGAAGGAGGGGTTCGAGTTCGGGCCGCGGAACGGGGTCGCGATAGCGGACTGTCGGGCGTTCGTCGGGTCGCTCGGCGGGCACGTGACGGCGATGGACGTCGAGACGGGCGAGTGGGGGTGGCGAGCGGACACCCGGGCCGCCGTGGAGATGCCGCCGACGGTCGCGAACGGGACGGTGTACGTCGTGGACCGCGAAGGCTGGCTGTACGGGTTCGCGGTCCGCGGCGGCGCGAAGCGCTTCGAGTACCGGGTCGGGGAGCGGGCGTCGACGACGCCGCGAGTCGTCGACGGCGACCTCTTCCTGGCCTCGAACGAGCGCCTTCTGCGGGTCACCGGCGACCGCGGTGACTTCTCGATCGAGGCTGTCTGTGCGCCGACGGCGTCGACGACGGCGAGTCCGACGACCGATGCGTCGACGACGGAGCCGAGGGCGACGGCAACGAGTCCATCGACCGAGACGGCGTCGGAGACGACGGACCCGACGGGTGATGGTGGGACCGGGACCGACGGGAGCGGGTCGACCCCGGGATTCGGCGTCGTCGCGAGTGCGACGGCACTGGCGTCCGCGGCCGGAGTGGCACTACGTCGGAGGCGTCGGACGACGACCGACGAGGAGTGA
- a CDS encoding DUF6735 family protein, whose amino-acid sequence MGHRALVAYERPTGGYTVRYSQWGAHGYRLLDAVTESTPLGGRGRGGDAPRVRPGPLGVADDLADLAATYVDPLAHEAAFVVTPSFCVRAFESLAFWLDDPTVEYGGALVPLRRDRDPEHDASELRAWRRGATAAHARAVGDAPRRVHEDLLDALDAEVADRTVVAIPPDSTDATGL is encoded by the coding sequence GTGGGGCATCGTGCACTCGTCGCGTACGAACGACCGACGGGCGGGTACACGGTGCGGTACTCGCAGTGGGGCGCCCACGGCTACCGGTTGCTCGACGCCGTGACCGAGTCGACGCCGCTGGGCGGACGCGGTCGCGGCGGGGACGCACCCAGGGTTCGGCCGGGTCCGCTCGGCGTCGCGGACGACCTCGCGGACCTCGCGGCGACGTACGTCGATCCGCTCGCGCACGAGGCCGCGTTCGTCGTCACGCCATCGTTCTGCGTCCGCGCGTTCGAATCGCTCGCGTTCTGGCTCGACGACCCGACCGTCGAGTACGGCGGCGCGCTCGTTCCTCTCAGACGGGATCGCGACCCCGAGCACGACGCCAGCGAGTTGCGCGCGTGGCGCCGCGGCGCCACTGCCGCTCACGCTCGAGCGGTGGGCGACGCACCCCGTCGCGTTCACGAGGACCTCCTGGACGCGCTCGACGCCGAGGTCGCGGACCGGACCGTCGTCGCCATTCCGCCCGATTCGACGGACGCAACCGGACTCTGA
- the nucS gene encoding endonuclease NucS: MTLDSGPTPSEPSGQSGVRTVSDPDATTAADVLDDARRSGAYATVVGECTVAYDGTTSSTHALACRHGTFKPDGTVLVHDASGHRPVHPQPSSDRVVVEATDDGDLRVLLGDGRVGGDDAEGIEDGSECLRVTWTSLDLVSVLAVDDPDAATESGTEADLKSLVLDDPDRVEPGLVPLATERRTRAGPVDVYAEDATGRPVVLELKRDRAGPDAVGQLDRYVEALARDSHADADPRGVLVAPGLTDRARQLLAERGLEFARVDPRDSAESSDISTHAFDG; encoded by the coding sequence GTGACGCTCGACAGCGGGCCCACTCCGTCCGAGCCATCCGGCCAGTCGGGCGTACGGACAGTCTCGGACCCGGACGCGACCACGGCCGCCGACGTTCTCGACGACGCGCGGCGGTCGGGCGCGTACGCGACCGTCGTCGGCGAATGTACCGTGGCCTACGATGGGACGACGTCGAGCACGCACGCGCTCGCGTGCCGCCACGGGACGTTCAAGCCCGACGGGACCGTGCTCGTCCACGACGCCAGCGGACACCGACCCGTTCACCCGCAGCCGTCGAGCGACCGCGTCGTCGTGGAGGCGACAGACGACGGCGACCTCCGGGTCCTCCTCGGCGACGGTCGCGTCGGCGGTGACGATGCCGAAGGTATCGAGGACGGCTCCGAGTGCCTCCGCGTGACGTGGACGTCGCTCGACCTCGTGTCGGTACTCGCCGTCGACGACCCGGACGCCGCGACCGAATCGGGGACCGAGGCGGACCTGAAGTCGCTGGTGCTCGACGACCCGGACCGCGTCGAACCCGGCCTCGTCCCGCTGGCGACCGAACGCCGGACGCGCGCCGGCCCCGTCGACGTCTACGCGGAGGACGCGACCGGGCGCCCCGTCGTCCTGGAACTCAAGCGCGACCGCGCCGGGCCGGACGCCGTCGGCCAACTCGACCGGTACGTCGAGGCGCTCGCCAGGGATTCCCACGCCGACGCCGACCCCCGTGGCGTCCTCGTCGCGCCCGGTCTCACCGACCGCGCCCGCCAGCTGCTCGCCGAACGCGGGCTCGAGTTCGCGCGGGTCGACCCCAGGGACTCCGCGGAGAGCAGCGATATCTCGACGCACGCGTTCGACGGGTGA
- a CDS encoding cupin domain-containing protein — protein sequence MEKVDIDDVEPRFFGGEDVDRRGLTEHLNAEHLAINYYRLEPEQALSGGMHTHMDQEEVFYVAEGTVTFQTPETEVEVGPHEAIRFAPGDYQTSGNQTDEDAVVIALGGPQESTDVRVPMACRECGDSDTLQFVMTADGQHLECPECGNTVDV from the coding sequence ATGGAGAAAGTCGACATCGACGACGTCGAACCGCGGTTCTTCGGCGGCGAGGACGTGGACCGACGCGGCCTCACCGAGCACCTGAACGCCGAGCACCTCGCGATCAACTACTACCGGCTGGAGCCCGAGCAAGCGCTCTCCGGCGGGATGCACACGCACATGGACCAGGAGGAGGTGTTCTACGTCGCCGAAGGCACGGTCACGTTCCAGACGCCCGAGACCGAGGTCGAGGTCGGTCCGCACGAGGCCATCCGGTTCGCGCCCGGCGACTACCAGACGAGCGGGAACCAGACCGACGAGGACGCCGTCGTCATCGCCCTCGGCGGACCCCAGGAGAGCACGGACGTCCGCGTCCCGATGGCGTGCCGCGAGTGCGGCGACAGCGACACCCTCCAGTTCGTCATGACCGCGGACGGCCAGCACCTCGAGTGCCCCGAATGCGGGAACACCGTCGACGTCTGA
- a CDS encoding TrmB family transcriptional regulator produces MTEYDTDDAVGETEAVLEALGFTEYESKCFVAATRVGTGTAKEVSEVADVPRARVYDCMESLGERGLVDVQEANPKRYRVVRPETAVATLRRAFEDRFERLDALLPSLHATATETEDDDVWVIEGGADVAERMTTLVGDAEASVIVAVGAEGLLTEELLSALVAAADRGVDVTVGSPGEPVRERVADAVPAATVQETWTWWETFPIRPGAVSSVLLVDGRALLVSSDDPASLPGREGHRAVWTDGANTPLVGLLRPLLERAVRGEAQTTGDPSPI; encoded by the coding sequence ATGACCGAGTACGACACGGACGACGCCGTCGGCGAGACGGAGGCGGTCCTGGAAGCCCTCGGGTTCACCGAGTACGAGTCCAAGTGCTTCGTCGCCGCGACGCGCGTCGGGACGGGCACGGCCAAGGAGGTGAGCGAGGTCGCGGACGTGCCGCGGGCGCGAGTGTACGACTGCATGGAGTCGCTCGGCGAACGCGGCCTCGTGGACGTCCAGGAGGCGAACCCGAAGCGCTATCGCGTCGTTCGGCCGGAGACGGCGGTGGCGACGCTGCGGCGTGCGTTCGAGGACCGCTTCGAGCGACTGGACGCGCTCCTGCCGTCGCTACACGCGACGGCGACGGAGACAGAGGACGACGACGTCTGGGTGATCGAGGGCGGGGCTGACGTCGCCGAACGGATGACGACGCTCGTCGGGGACGCCGAGGCGTCCGTGATCGTCGCGGTCGGCGCGGAGGGACTGCTCACGGAGGAACTCCTCTCCGCGCTCGTGGCGGCGGCGGACCGCGGCGTGGACGTGACGGTCGGGTCGCCGGGCGAGCCGGTGCGCGAACGCGTCGCGGACGCCGTCCCCGCGGCGACAGTCCAGGAGACCTGGACGTGGTGGGAGACGTTCCCGATCCGACCGGGCGCGGTGTCGAGCGTCCTGCTGGTCGACGGGCGTGCGCTCCTCGTCAGCAGCGACGACCCAGCGTCGCTACCGGGGCGGGAGGGCCATCGGGCGGTGTGGACCGACGGCGCGAACACGCCGCTCGTCGGACTGCTCAGACCGCTGCTGGAACGGGCGGTGCGCGGGGAGGCGCAGACGACCGGCGACCCGTCGCCGATCTGA
- a CDS encoding transcription initiation factor IIB family protein has translation MTGTRFETASERDRTDREQATGGREAARTDESEAVDECPECGGRLEADETHGETACRDCGLVVDEDAVDRGPEWRAFDSQEKAEKSRVGAPTTNLMHDKGLSSVIDWQDRDAYGGQLSARKRKQMQRLRAWDERFRATSAKDRNLKQALGEIERLSSALSLPDPVAETASVVYRRALEEDLLPGRSIEAVATAAVYAAARQSDVPRSLDEFEPVSRVDRREFARAYRYVARELELAMEPTNPDDFLPRFCSELDASEELERRATDLLSAGKRAHVHSGKSPSGLAAAAIYAASRLLDQEFTQEEVADVADVSAVTIRSRYRELLRAADDRNVATAD, from the coding sequence ATGACAGGAACCAGATTCGAGACGGCGTCCGAGCGGGATCGCACCGACCGCGAGCAGGCGACGGGCGGTCGCGAAGCAGCGCGGACCGACGAGTCGGAGGCGGTCGACGAGTGCCCGGAGTGCGGCGGCCGCCTCGAGGCCGACGAGACCCACGGCGAGACGGCGTGCCGCGACTGCGGCCTCGTGGTCGACGAGGACGCCGTGGACCGCGGCCCCGAGTGGCGTGCGTTCGACAGCCAGGAGAAAGCCGAGAAGTCCCGCGTCGGCGCACCCACGACGAACCTCATGCACGACAAGGGCCTGTCGTCGGTGATCGACTGGCAGGACAGGGACGCGTACGGCGGTCAACTCTCCGCGCGCAAGCGCAAGCAGATGCAGCGCCTCCGGGCGTGGGACGAGCGGTTCCGCGCGACGAGCGCGAAGGACCGCAACCTCAAGCAGGCGCTCGGGGAGATCGAGCGGCTGTCGAGCGCGCTCTCGCTCCCGGACCCCGTCGCGGAGACCGCGAGCGTCGTCTACCGCCGCGCGCTCGAGGAAGACCTCCTCCCCGGCCGGAGCATCGAGGCCGTCGCCACCGCGGCCGTGTACGCCGCCGCGCGCCAGTCCGACGTCCCGCGGAGCCTCGACGAGTTCGAGCCCGTCAGTCGCGTCGACCGCCGCGAGTTCGCTCGCGCGTACCGGTACGTCGCTCGCGAACTCGAACTGGCGATGGAGCCGACGAACCCAGACGACTTCCTCCCTCGATTCTGTTCCGAACTGGACGCGTCCGAAGAACTCGAGCGTCGCGCCACGGACTTGCTGTCGGCCGGGAAGCGCGCGCACGTCCACAGCGGCAAGAGTCCCTCCGGGCTCGCCGCCGCCGCGATCTACGCCGCCTCCAGGCTCCTCGACCAGGAGTTCACGCAGGAGGAGGTCGCGGACGTCGCCGACGTCAGTGCCGTCACCATCCGGAGCCGCTACCGCGAACTCCTGCGGGCAGCCGACGACCGGAACGTCGCGACTGCTGACTGA